From one Saprospiraceae bacterium genomic stretch:
- a CDS encoding HEAT repeat domain-containing protein, which yields MKNLALYFSTMLTLFVFISCTSEGPSKEAQPDLLTITQDSVSAFKLATEIMAQSAIKLAPGIQISLWATDSLAPDPVGMDIDHNNNIYLTRTNRQKNSEFDIRGYPQWMTRSIGFKSVEDRRTFLHGEFAPEKSKENSWLPDLNGDSLHDWHDLAVEKEEVWRLSDQNGDGMADISTRVVNDFNNEVTDILAGVLVREKDMFLTVGPDVWHMEDTDGDGIMDKKTSISTGYSVHIGFSGHNLSGIIEGPDGKIYWNIGDIGANITDLAGNNYPHPNEGMILRSNPDGSDFEVYAQGLRNTHEFVFDNYGNLISSDNDGDHRGESERLVHVVEGADAGWRSNWQYGKYTDPKNNRYHVWMDEKMSVPRWEGQAAYIIPPIQNFHNGPTGMVFNPGTALGKDWLNRFFLVEFVGNPSSSHIWSFDLKPKGASFELNTDIDFVSGILPTGIRFGTDGALYAADWVNGWNTKNYGRVWKLDVAPDKNDLKSERAEVASIMKQKFSGLKEDLLSTYLYHADMRIRQRAEIELANRGDRSYDLFKKVVGQKDNQLARVHGIWGLGILMDKNKPGSSKYATDLKALLDDTDEEIVAQSIKVLGDQKVNDAGVLIQPKLISSNPRIKFFACQAMGRLKQSGAFDDLVKVLIDNNDQDVYIRHAAALALSRIGDAEKLASLASHNSRSARIGAVLALRRLKSPLIKIFLIDQDDYIVAEAARAINDDESIPDALPELAKLLEQNRFTSEPIVRRAINANLRVGDDASLQRLLTYSQRKDVDPVLAGEAMATIGTWANPSETDRVDGRYRGVITRDAATVANRVKPVLGSLISSGHPSMLIAVSKLIGELKINDHNDDLLKLMSKNDSVDVRMAALDALNQLQYPKLAEAISMGMNDKSPRMRASAIGLMNKIDLAPAMLAQMVSDLMKKGNANEQQRLIGALAKMPLTKTESILSKLLDDQKSKKLPAHLALDLAETVEQSGSASLKDKLKSMESHASIMDEYAAALEGGNRRAGYRFFTENTTAQCVKCHSFNGSGSDVGPDLSHIGSTLTRQQILQAMVEPTARLAPGYGVVTLKLKDGTEAFGKLDKETPKELILITASAEPLRIPIDRIASRKNIPSSMPVMIDKMSKRDMRDVVEFLAGMK from the coding sequence ATGAAAAATCTTGCGCTTTATTTCAGCACTATGCTCACACTATTTGTATTCATAAGTTGTACTTCTGAGGGTCCTTCGAAAGAGGCACAGCCGGACCTGCTGACCATTACCCAGGATTCTGTCTCTGCCTTCAAATTGGCGACAGAGATCATGGCACAATCAGCCATCAAGCTGGCTCCGGGCATCCAGATCAGCCTTTGGGCTACCGATTCGCTGGCTCCTGATCCTGTAGGCATGGATATCGATCATAACAATAATATTTATTTGACCAGGACCAATAGGCAAAAAAATTCAGAGTTCGATATTCGGGGCTATCCACAGTGGATGACCCGGTCCATAGGATTTAAAAGTGTAGAGGACCGCAGGACCTTCCTGCATGGAGAGTTTGCTCCGGAAAAATCAAAAGAAAATAGCTGGCTCCCGGATCTCAATGGCGATAGCTTACATGACTGGCATGATCTGGCAGTAGAAAAAGAAGAAGTATGGCGCTTAAGTGATCAAAATGGTGATGGTATGGCTGATATCTCGACCAGGGTAGTCAACGATTTTAATAACGAAGTGACGGATATCCTGGCAGGAGTACTGGTCAGAGAAAAAGACATGTTTCTTACAGTGGGTCCAGATGTGTGGCATATGGAAGATACCGATGGGGATGGCATCATGGATAAAAAAACATCTATCTCCACCGGATACTCTGTACATATAGGGTTTAGTGGTCATAATCTGTCGGGGATTATAGAAGGACCAGATGGCAAGATCTACTGGAATATTGGAGATATAGGAGCGAATATCACCGATCTGGCTGGTAATAATTATCCGCATCCCAATGAAGGCATGATCTTACGAAGCAATCCTGATGGTAGCGATTTTGAAGTTTATGCCCAAGGGTTACGCAATACCCATGAATTTGTATTCGATAATTATGGCAATCTGATCTCCTCGGACAATGATGGTGATCACCGTGGTGAAAGCGAGCGACTCGTGCATGTGGTCGAAGGTGCCGATGCCGGATGGCGATCAAACTGGCAGTATGGTAAATACACCGATCCAAAAAATAATCGGTATCATGTGTGGATGGATGAAAAAATGTCGGTACCCCGATGGGAGGGACAAGCTGCTTACATTATACCACCTATACAAAACTTTCACAATGGGCCAACGGGCATGGTTTTTAATCCCGGCACCGCCCTTGGAAAAGATTGGCTCAATCGATTTTTCCTCGTAGAATTTGTAGGAAATCCTTCTTCATCACATATTTGGTCTTTTGATCTGAAGCCAAAAGGGGCTTCGTTTGAATTGAATACTGATATAGATTTTGTAAGTGGCATTTTACCTACAGGCATCCGTTTCGGCACGGACGGGGCATTGTATGCTGCTGACTGGGTCAATGGTTGGAACACAAAAAATTATGGTAGAGTGTGGAAATTGGATGTGGCTCCGGATAAAAATGATTTGAAGTCTGAAAGGGCTGAGGTAGCAAGTATAATGAAACAAAAGTTTTCAGGTCTCAAGGAAGATCTGCTTTCTACCTATCTATATCATGCAGACATGCGTATCCGCCAAAGGGCAGAGATAGAACTCGCCAATCGCGGAGATCGATCTTATGATTTATTCAAAAAGGTAGTCGGGCAGAAGGATAATCAATTGGCACGCGTGCACGGTATCTGGGGCTTGGGTATATTGATGGACAAGAATAAGCCAGGATCATCTAAATATGCTACAGACCTCAAAGCCCTGCTTGATGATACCGACGAAGAGATCGTGGCTCAAAGTATCAAAGTGCTTGGGGATCAAAAGGTCAATGATGCAGGTGTTCTTATACAACCGAAGCTGATAAGTTCCAATCCACGTATCAAGTTTTTTGCCTGCCAGGCCATGGGCAGATTGAAGCAGAGTGGTGCATTTGATGATTTGGTAAAAGTATTGATCGATAATAATGACCAGGATGTGTATATTAGACATGCGGCTGCACTGGCTTTGTCCAGGATAGGAGATGCTGAGAAACTAGCTTCGTTGGCTTCTCATAATTCCCGGTCAGCCCGTATCGGTGCTGTGCTGGCATTGCGAAGATTGAAGAGCCCTCTGATTAAAATTTTCCTTATCGATCAGGATGATTACATTGTAGCTGAAGCGGCCAGAGCAATTAACGATGACGAATCTATTCCGGATGCCTTGCCTGAATTAGCTAAATTATTGGAACAAAACCGGTTCACTTCGGAGCCTATCGTGAGAAGAGCGATCAATGCCAATCTCCGGGTTGGAGACGATGCTTCTCTCCAAAGACTACTTACGTACTCCCAGCGTAAAGATGTGGATCCTGTGCTGGCCGGAGAAGCGATGGCTACTATCGGCACCTGGGCCAATCCGAGTGAGACAGACAGGGTAGATGGCAGGTATCGGGGTGTGATCACCAGGGATGCAGCGACAGTTGCCAACAGGGTAAAGCCCGTGCTGGGATCTTTAATCAGCTCAGGGCATCCATCAATGCTCATTGCGGTATCCAAATTGATAGGGGAGTTGAAAATCAATGATCACAATGATGATCTCCTGAAGTTGATGTCCAAAAATGATTCGGTCGATGTACGAATGGCAGCATTGGATGCTTTGAATCAACTCCAATATCCCAAATTAGCCGAAGCAATATCGATGGGTATGAATGATAAAAGTCCACGTATGCGCGCATCCGCGATTGGGCTGATGAATAAAATCGATCTTGCTCCGGCGATGCTAGCTCAAATGGTCTCTGATCTGATGAAAAAGGGAAATGCAAATGAACAGCAGCGGTTGATTGGGGCACTGGCCAAAATGCCACTGACCAAAACAGAATCCATTCTTTCCAAATTGCTGGATGATCAAAAAAGTAAAAAACTGCCGGCTCATCTGGCTCTTGACCTGGCAGAAACTGTAGAACAATCTGGTAGTGCCAGTCTCAAGGATAAACTTAAATCTATGGAGTCTCATGCCAGTATCATGGATGAATATGCAGCCGCTCTGGAAGGTGGAAATCGCCGGGCCGGGTATCGGTTTTTTACAGAAAATACTACCGCACAATGTGTCAAATGTCATAGTTTTAATGGTTCCGGGAGCGATGTGGGTCCTGATTTGTCTCATATAGGCAGTACTTTGACACGACAGCAGATACTGCAGGCCATGGTCGAACCTACTGCCAGACTGGCTCCAGGCTACGGAGTAGTCACCCTCAAACTTAAGGATGGGACTGAAGCATTTGGTAAGCTCGACAAGGAGACACCAAAAGAACTGATTTTGATCACGGCCAGTGCAGAGCCTTTACGTATACCGATAGATCGTATTGCTTCCCGTAAAAACATTCCCTCCAGCATGCCGGTGATGATAGATAAGATGTCTAAAAGAGATATGCGGGATGTAGTGGAGTTTTTGGCTGGAATGAAGTAA
- a CDS encoding DUF1080 domain-containing protein — protein sequence MKNKTLYTLLSLCLISNIIFAQQPSTVPAVSPMPMKPEMTEFWEPEVPVITPGKTLGEAPSDAIVLFDGKNLDQWAMTKDGSPAKWVVKNGYFEVLPGTGDLQTKMKFGDCQLHIEFSAPDVVEGNSQGRGNSGIFFQNRYELQVLDSYHNRTYRNGQAGSIYKDHAPLVNVMRGPLEWNAYDVVYTAVRYKADGRVDAPARITVFHNGVLIQNNVTISGITEYIGLHLYPAAHGDDAIRLQDHHNPTQFRNIWIRKL from the coding sequence ATGAAAAATAAAACTCTCTATACGCTACTTTCGCTCTGCTTGATCAGCAATATAATTTTTGCTCAGCAACCAAGCACTGTCCCTGCTGTTTCCCCCATGCCGATGAAACCCGAAATGACAGAATTTTGGGAGCCAGAGGTGCCTGTGATCACTCCCGGTAAAACCCTGGGCGAAGCACCATCTGATGCCATCGTTCTATTTGACGGCAAGAATCTTGATCAATGGGCTATGACAAAGGACGGCAGCCCTGCCAAGTGGGTCGTGAAAAATGGATATTTCGAGGTATTGCCAGGCACTGGGGACCTTCAGACTAAGATGAAGTTTGGAGATTGCCAACTACATATTGAATTTTCTGCACCAGATGTCGTAGAAGGCAACAGCCAGGGCCGAGGTAACAGCGGTATTTTTTTTCAGAACCGATATGAATTGCAAGTGCTGGACTCCTATCATAACAGGACCTATCGCAATGGCCAGGCTGGAAGTATTTATAAAGATCATGCACCACTCGTCAACGTGATGAGAGGTCCACTCGAGTGGAATGCCTACGATGTAGTCTATACTGCCGTGCGCTATAAAGCTGATGGTCGTGTAGATGCTCCGGCGCGCATCACCGTATTTCACAATGGAGTGCTGATTCAGAACAATGTAACGATATCGGGCATCACCGAATACATCGGATTGCATCTTTATCCTGCGGCTCATGGTGACGATGCCATACGCCTTCAGGATCATCATAATCCTACCCAATTCAGAAATATCTGGATCAGGAAACTTTGA
- a CDS encoding phytanoyl-CoA dioxygenase family protein: MSPVKQQFLKDGYLVLDRFKTPVECESLMQRGAELAAGFDYSGHPSVFQTSEQTRTSDDYFLNSGGNISFFFEKDAFDAQGNLKNDLFHSLNKIGHAMHDLDPVFNQFSRSPQLQALADALNLDDYLLIQSMLILKHARIGGVVDIHQDSSFLYTEPESCIGFWFALEDATIDNGCLWAMPGGHRTSLRSWFKRKEGGGTESIIFDDRPYTTEGMIPLEVKQGTCIVLHGLLPHYSMPNTSGRSRQAYAIHTISRHSYYPSENWLRRNLDDLRGFAS; the protein is encoded by the coding sequence ATGTCCCCGGTGAAACAACAATTTCTGAAAGATGGCTACCTTGTACTGGATCGGTTCAAAACGCCTGTCGAATGCGAATCATTAATGCAGCGGGGAGCCGAGTTGGCTGCCGGCTTCGATTATAGTGGTCATCCGTCTGTTTTCCAGACTTCAGAGCAAACCAGAACTAGTGATGATTATTTTCTCAATTCAGGAGGCAATATTTCTTTTTTCTTTGAAAAGGATGCCTTTGATGCTCAAGGTAATTTAAAAAATGACCTTTTTCATTCGCTCAATAAAATCGGGCATGCCATGCACGATCTTGATCCTGTGTTCAATCAGTTTTCCAGATCACCACAGTTACAAGCTTTGGCTGATGCACTTAATCTCGATGATTATTTGCTCATCCAGAGTATGCTTATACTAAAACATGCCAGGATTGGTGGGGTGGTAGATATTCACCAGGATTCTTCATTTTTATACACGGAGCCTGAGTCATGTATCGGATTTTGGTTTGCTTTGGAAGATGCCACTATTGATAATGGATGTCTTTGGGCTATGCCTGGTGGACATCGTACTAGCTTGAGATCATGGTTTAAACGAAAGGAAGGTGGAGGTACAGAATCTATCATTTTCGATGATCGGCCTTATACTACCGAAGGTATGATCCCCCTGGAGGTAAAACAAGGTACTTGTATTGTTTTGCATGGATTATTGCCGCACTATAGTATGCCCAATACGAGTGGCAGATCAAGACAGGCCTATGCCATCCACACCATCTCCAGGCACTCATACTATCCATCCGAAAATTGGTTGCGAAGGAATCTGGATGACCTGAGAGGATTTGCATCTTAA
- a CDS encoding arylsulfatase — protein MTNNKVFKNAFLVVRSFCWVLLFFSYSLSAQYSPEKKYQPDYLKFDSITKAYQHDYTQLAKPGSPNVVVIMLDDVGFSTSSTFGGLAETPAFDKLARNGLKYTNFHTTAICAPSRAALLTGRNHHSVHMGHFTETAFDAPGYDGYMPFEKATMAEVLRENGYNTFAVGKWHLTPVKERSAAGPFNRWPTGRGFDYFYGFHESATDQYYPVLWSGNTRAPIDTSLGFHLNTYLADQAIEYIRIQNNASPDKPFFLFYTPGAVHSPMQVDPYWIDLYKGRFDMGWDRYRDTVLVHQKKLGIVPEEVILPPRYQGIKAWDDLTQKEQWIMARSMEAHAGFLSETDHEIGRVIDYIEQIGKMKNTIIILIIGDNGATKYTADLPGLPEDQLDLKGEDRINAAYAHIDEIGTKYFTGDIPLGWTQATNAPFKLFKSDANAEGGTRNPMIIHAPGYIHDRGTIRTQYTHLIDIWPTVAELTAAQMPKSINGYHQAPLEGTSFVYSFNNENAKDRHAIQYFESGSHRALYREGWKASVYHIYGTSYETDIWELYDMKHDFNEITNLAAQYPGKLKSLIRLFEKEAKKYHVYPLQESWFPMNRSLRISDSRYPESKQ, from the coding sequence ATGACCAATAACAAAGTATTTAAAAACGCCTTTTTGGTCGTACGATCTTTTTGCTGGGTGCTGCTTTTTTTTTCATACTCCTTATCTGCCCAGTATAGTCCTGAAAAGAAATATCAGCCGGACTATCTCAAGTTTGATTCTATCACCAAAGCATACCAGCATGATTACACTCAGCTGGCTAAACCGGGATCTCCCAATGTGGTGGTGATCATGTTGGATGATGTGGGATTTAGTACTTCGAGTACTTTTGGTGGTCTTGCCGAGACCCCTGCTTTTGACAAGCTGGCTCGCAACGGATTGAAGTATACTAATTTTCATACGACTGCTATCTGTGCTCCGTCGAGGGCAGCTTTGCTCACAGGAAGGAATCATCATTCAGTCCACATGGGACATTTTACGGAGACTGCTTTTGATGCTCCTGGTTATGATGGTTATATGCCTTTTGAAAAAGCGACGATGGCAGAGGTACTCCGTGAAAATGGCTATAATACTTTTGCAGTAGGAAAGTGGCATCTGACTCCTGTCAAAGAAAGATCTGCTGCAGGACCATTTAATAGGTGGCCCACAGGTAGGGGGTTTGATTACTTTTATGGGTTTCACGAGTCTGCGACGGACCAATATTACCCGGTATTATGGAGCGGAAATACACGTGCTCCCATCGATACCTCACTGGGGTTTCATCTCAATACTTATTTGGCAGATCAAGCCATTGAATACATAAGGATTCAAAATAATGCCAGTCCCGACAAACCATTTTTTTTGTTTTACACACCCGGTGCAGTCCATTCACCCATGCAGGTAGATCCCTATTGGATAGACTTATACAAGGGCCGATTTGATATGGGTTGGGATAGATATAGAGATACCGTGTTGGTTCATCAAAAAAAATTGGGAATAGTACCTGAAGAAGTAATCCTCCCACCCCGATATCAAGGGATCAAAGCCTGGGATGATCTGACTCAAAAAGAGCAATGGATCATGGCCAGATCCATGGAGGCTCATGCAGGATTTCTATCAGAAACGGACCACGAAATCGGCCGTGTGATCGATTATATTGAACAAATTGGCAAAATGAAAAATACTATTATCATTCTAATTATAGGAGATAATGGGGCCACTAAATATACCGCCGATTTGCCGGGTCTCCCAGAGGATCAGCTGGACTTGAAAGGAGAAGACAGAATCAATGCAGCCTATGCGCATATCGATGAAATCGGCACCAAATATTTTACAGGTGATATTCCCCTGGGTTGGACTCAGGCTACCAATGCACCCTTTAAATTATTTAAGTCTGATGCCAATGCAGAAGGAGGTACCCGCAATCCTATGATCATCCATGCTCCGGGATATATTCATGATCGCGGAACGATCAGGACTCAGTATACTCACCTGATCGATATATGGCCTACCGTGGCAGAATTGACAGCTGCTCAAATGCCTAAATCTATCAATGGATACCATCAAGCTCCGCTGGAAGGCACCAGCTTTGTCTATTCTTTCAATAATGAGAATGCAAAAGACAGGCACGCCATACAATATTTTGAATCAGGCAGTCATCGTGCATTATATCGGGAAGGTTGGAAAGCGTCAGTATATCATATCTACGGTACATCCTATGAGACTGATATATGGGAATTGTATGATATGAAGCATGATTTTAATGAAATAACTAATCTCGCAGCTCAATATCCGGGCAAGCTAAAATCACTCATTCGGCTTTTTGAAAAAGAGGCGAAAAAATATCACGTATATCCTTTACAAGAGTCTTGGTTCCCAATGAACAGAAGTCTGAGGATTAGCGATAGTAGATACCCAGAGAGTAAGCAATGA
- a CDS encoding dicarboxylate/amino acid:cation symporter — protein sequence MKKLALHWKILIGMMVGLVLGILATNLGFESFIKNWIKPFGDIFLNLLKLIAVPLIIGSLIKGVTDLKDISRLSSMGLKTFGIYLVTTAIAVSVGLLAVNLSKPGHLIKEENRESLRASYEQEARARISDAEKQREYSPLQPLVDMVPDNVFAATSSNSRMLQVIFFVIFFGIGLILIPEDKSRPVIAFFEGINTVVMKMVDLIMLAAPFGVMALLANLIVASPSKDIFVALLGYMLTVVAGLVFMIFIFYPLVVKFFTGKSPFFFLKNFAPAQLVAFSTSSSAATLPVTMERVNEHLGVHEDVSSFVLPIGATINMDGTALYQAVAAVFIAQAYGMDLSVGAQLGIILTATLASIGTAAVPGAGVLMLIIVMSQAGIPEAGVALILAVDRPLDMLRTVANVTSDATCAMIVAKSEGKLGDPIAENWNDIYKQQGR from the coding sequence GTGAAAAAATTAGCCTTGCATTGGAAGATTCTTATTGGTATGATGGTTGGGTTAGTCCTTGGTATTCTAGCCACTAATTTGGGATTTGAAAGTTTTATAAAAAATTGGATAAAGCCTTTTGGTGACATCTTTCTCAATTTGTTAAAACTGATCGCTGTACCCCTGATTATAGGTTCGCTCATCAAAGGAGTCACAGATCTCAAAGATATTTCCAGGCTTTCCTCTATGGGACTGAAGACTTTTGGTATTTATCTTGTCACTACCGCAATAGCAGTTTCTGTAGGGTTGTTGGCGGTAAACCTCAGCAAGCCCGGGCATCTGATCAAAGAAGAAAATCGGGAATCGCTCAGAGCGAGTTATGAGCAAGAAGCTAGAGCCAGAATATCTGATGCAGAAAAACAAAGAGAATATTCTCCCCTCCAACCTTTGGTTGATATGGTTCCGGACAATGTTTTTGCTGCTACTTCCAGCAACAGCCGCATGCTGCAAGTAATCTTTTTTGTGATCTTTTTTGGCATTGGATTGATACTGATTCCTGAAGATAAGTCCAGGCCTGTCATAGCATTTTTTGAAGGGATCAATACCGTCGTCATGAAAATGGTGGATTTGATCATGCTGGCGGCTCCCTTTGGTGTGATGGCATTATTGGCCAATCTAATTGTAGCCTCTCCTTCCAAAGATATTTTTGTCGCTTTGCTGGGGTATATGCTGACAGTAGTAGCAGGCTTGGTATTCATGATATTTATTTTTTACCCTTTGGTAGTTAAGTTTTTTACTGGTAAAAGTCCTTTCTTTTTTCTTAAAAACTTTGCCCCTGCTCAATTGGTTGCCTTCTCCACAAGTTCCAGTGCAGCTACTTTGCCCGTGACCATGGAGCGGGTCAATGAACACCTTGGAGTACACGAAGATGTATCGAGCTTCGTCTTGCCCATTGGAGCCACGATCAATATGGATGGTACCGCCTTATATCAGGCAGTAGCAGCAGTATTTATTGCGCAGGCTTATGGTATGGATCTGAGTGTAGGAGCACAGCTGGGTATCATACTTACTGCGACCCTGGCCAGTATAGGCACTGCTGCTGTGCCCGGAGCCGGCGTGTTGATGCTGATCATCGTCATGTCACAGGCAGGAATACCAGAAGCTGGTGTTGCTTTGATACTCGCAGTAGATAGACCATTAGACATGTTGCGCACAGTGGCCAATGTGACGAGCGATGCTACCTGTGCTATGATCGTTGCAAAATCAGAAGGCAAATTAGGAGACCCTATTGCAGAAAATTGGAACGATATTTATAAGCAGCAGGGTAGATAA
- the rsgA gene encoding ribosome small subunit-dependent GTPase A → MLLRGLVIKSTGNWYQVMSGTETYPCRIIGKFRLNDKVLTNPVAVGDEVDFELERESDHEKKGVIKKILPRKNYITRQSPRQKHHLHLLAANVDQAIVVVTLVEPNLKQGFIDRFLLMTEPHNIPCIIVFNKSDLFEAEDLEIFNEYKNIYEGIGHQVIKVSALDGDGIDTLRTLLKDKITFIGGQSGVGKSTLINAIQPGLDLRTTEISDYSGKGTHTTTFAEMHPLLQGGMIIDTPGIKTLSFNNLEMMDVAHNFKEFFELAKDCKYSDCLHRNEPGCAVKKAVENNAIHSSRYENYLSILEDIEDQNFWERHKEM, encoded by the coding sequence ATGTTACTCAGAGGGTTAGTCATCAAATCTACCGGCAATTGGTACCAGGTGATGAGTGGAACTGAAACATATCCATGCAGGATTATTGGAAAATTCAGGCTTAATGACAAAGTACTAACCAACCCGGTCGCAGTAGGTGATGAAGTAGATTTTGAGTTGGAGCGAGAGTCTGATCACGAAAAAAAAGGCGTCATCAAAAAAATATTGCCCAGGAAAAACTATATCACCCGGCAATCACCCAGGCAAAAACATCATCTTCACCTCCTTGCTGCCAATGTGGATCAGGCAATCGTCGTAGTTACTTTAGTGGAGCCCAATCTCAAACAAGGGTTTATCGATCGGTTTTTATTGATGACAGAGCCTCACAATATTCCATGCATCATTGTTTTCAATAAATCTGACTTGTTTGAAGCGGAAGACCTGGAGATTTTCAACGAGTATAAAAATATCTATGAAGGAATCGGTCACCAGGTCATCAAAGTTTCAGCACTGGATGGTGACGGCATAGATACGCTCCGAACATTGCTTAAAGATAAAATCACTTTCATCGGTGGACAAAGTGGCGTCGGCAAATCAACCCTGATCAATGCCATCCAACCCGGTCTCGACCTGCGCACCACGGAAATATCTGATTACAGTGGCAAAGGCACCCATACTACTACTTTTGCGGAAATGCACCCACTACTGCAAGGAGGGATGATCATAGATACACCAGGTATCAAGACACTTTCTTTTAATAACCTGGAGATGATGGATGTGGCTCATAATTTTAAAGAATTTTTTGAATTGGCCAAAGACTGCAAATATAGCGACTGTCTACATCGAAACGAACCAGGCTGCGCAGTAAAAAAAGCCGTGGAAAACAATGCCATTCATTCCAGCCGATATGAAAATTATCTTTCTATTTTAGAAGATATCGAGGATCAAAACTTCTGGGAAAGACATAAGGAAATGTAG
- a CDS encoding geranylgeranylglyceryl/heptaprenylglyceryl phosphate synthase, with protein MAENTKKLIYPELLESKKAGKKKLAILIDPDKIKLGNLDRILKSSIDAGVNYFYIGGSLIVNNMLDHCLDIIKDACDIPIVLFPGNSFQLSYKADAILFLSLISGRNPDLLIGHHVISAPFLKLSPLEIISTGYMLINGGVDTTVSYISNTKSIPADKDDIAVCTAVAGEMLGLKLIYLEAGSGARYPVSNDMIEKVSGAVSVPLIVGGGIRTPEKALSNLQSGADILVVGNAIENEPGLINELAEAVHTYSFAKTTG; from the coding sequence ATGGCTGAAAACACGAAAAAATTGATCTATCCTGAGCTTTTAGAAAGTAAAAAAGCGGGGAAGAAGAAATTGGCCATACTGATAGATCCGGACAAAATAAAACTGGGCAATCTCGATCGAATCTTAAAGTCTTCTATTGATGCCGGGGTAAATTATTTTTATATCGGTGGTAGCCTTATCGTCAATAATATGTTGGATCATTGTCTGGATATCATAAAAGATGCCTGTGATATTCCCATCGTATTGTTTCCGGGCAATTCATTTCAATTAAGTTATAAAGCTGACGCCATATTATTTTTATCGCTGATATCTGGTCGTAACCCAGATCTCTTGATAGGTCATCATGTTATATCCGCTCCCTTCCTCAAGCTCAGTCCGCTCGAGATCATATCGACAGGATATATGCTGATCAATGGTGGTGTGGATACTACGGTGTCCTACATCAGCAATACCAAATCCATACCCGCTGACAAAGATGATATCGCTGTCTGCACCGCAGTGGCTGGAGAAATGTTAGGCCTTAAACTAATCTACCTCGAAGCCGGTAGCGGCGCACGATATCCGGTCAGCAATGATATGATCGAAAAAGTATCCGGTGCGGTCAGTGTGCCGTTGATCGTCGGAGGGGGTATACGCACTCCGGAAAAAGCTTTGTCCAATCTGCAATCAGGAGCCGATATCCTCGTAGTAGGCAATGCGATAGAAAACGAGCCGGGACTGATCAACGAATTGGCAGAAGCGGTGCATACCTATTCTTTTGCAAAGACTACGGGATAA
- a CDS encoding DUF2007 domain-containing protein, with product MRRIEIWSSPFMLEAEHIYEILVSHGIPAQLLNQKDSAYVLLGEARVLIPEQLEEEARKLLTINGYLQDRQFLN from the coding sequence ATGAGACGAATCGAGATATGGTCATCTCCTTTTATGCTGGAAGCAGAGCATATATACGAAATCCTGGTTTCTCATGGTATCCCTGCCCAGCTACTCAATCAAAAAGATTCAGCCTACGTTTTGCTAGGCGAAGCCCGCGTATTGATACCAGAGCAGTTAGAAGAAGAAGCTCGCAAACTATTGACTATCAATGGGTATTTACAAGATCGTCAGTTCCTCAACTAA